One stretch of Oncorhynchus clarkii lewisi isolate Uvic-CL-2024 unplaced genomic scaffold, UVic_Ocla_1.0 unplaced_contig_10857_pilon_pilon, whole genome shotgun sequence DNA includes these proteins:
- the LOC139403899 gene encoding beta-1,3-galactosyltransferase 1-like, with product MVEDGSKKGGRSQKMAEGGRRCCWSGFRCRFLILLVTVAAILFFTNHQSAECVPRWWAEYHGRSVNTSSEAVPLNTTDLTIDAHETASSNSTDRQTSRIHSTQQAIELNTTHHETSSITSALTIITNLITEVKAVLATPPPYVSPGPYHVEYPSEYIFILDEPEKCREQKPFLVLMVPVVPYNRDAREAVRRTWGSERQVLGREVRLFFLLGLPSGEETEQLQEKVLQESKEHQDLLQSDFIDSYKNLTIKTMVMMEWLSSRCPNASYAMKIDSDMFLNVNTLVNMLLHAPKQNYMTGLVAQRGAVLRDRNSKWYLPKEVFPEPVYPPYALGLGYVFTLDLPRKLVEASRHVKAVYIEDVYLGLCMRHLGIRPTAPPSGNLFHVFPVAYDRCTYSRLIATTTHSITHQVNAWTDLHKPGPPC from the exons ATGGTGGAAGATGGCAGTAAGAAAGGAGGAAGAAG TCAGAAGATGGCGGAAGGTGGGAGACGCTGCTGCTGGTCCGGTTTTCGTTGCCGTTTCCTCATCCTGCTCGTCACCGTGGCGGCCATCTTGTTCTTCACCAACCACCAGTCAGCAGAGTGTGTCCCAAGATGGTGGGCAGAATACCACGGTCGTTCAGTCAACACCAGTAGCGAAGCAGTTCCTCTCAACACCACTGATTTGACCATAGACGCTCATGAAACTGCGTCTTCCAATTCAACAGATCGTCAGACTTCACGTATCCACTCTACTCAACAGGCCATCgaactcaacacaacacatcatgaAACTAGTTCCATCACCTCTGCACTGACCATCATCACTAATCTGATCACAGAGGTCAAGGCAGTTCTGGCCACTCCTCCTCCGTATGTGTCCCCAGGACCGTACCATGTAGAGTACCCATCAGAGTACATCTTCATCCTGGATGAGCCAGAGAAATGCCGGGAGCAGAAACCCTTCCTGGTTCTGATGGTGCCAGTGGTGCCCTATAACAGGGACGCTCGTGAGGCCGTCCGCAGGACTTGGGGCAGTGAGAGGCAGGTACTGGGCAGAGAGGTCCGTCTGTTCTTCCTGCTGGGACTGCccagtggagaggagacagagcagcTCCAGGAGAAGGTGCTGCAGGAGAGCAAAGAGCACCAGGATCTGCTGCAGAGCGACttcatagacagctacaaaaaccTGACCATCAAGACCATGGTGATGATGGAGTGGCTGAGCTCTCGCTGCCCCAACGCCTCCTACGCCATGAAGATCGACTCAGACATGTTCCTCAACGTGAACACCTTGGTCAACATGCTGCTTCATGCTCCAAAGCAGAATTACATGACTGGACTAGTGGCCCAACGGGGCGCTGTTCTAAGAGACCGTAACTCCAAATGGTACCTTCCAAAGGAGGTGTTTCCTGAACCGGTATACCCACCTTATGCTCTGGGCCTGGGCTATGTCTTCACCTTAGACCTCCCCAGGAAGCTGGTGGAGGCGTCCAGGCATGTTAAAGCCGTCTACATAGAGGATGTGTATCTGGGACTGTGTATGAGACACCTGGGCATCCGGCCTACTGCCCCTCCCAGTGGAAACCTCTTCCATGTTTTCCCTGTGGCTTATGACCGCTGCACCTACTCACGGCTGATAGCCACCACCACACACAGTATCACTCACCAGGTCAACGCATGGACAGACCTACACAAACCTGGTCCTCCCTGCTGA